A genomic window from Planktothrix serta PCC 8927 includes:
- a CDS encoding BlaI/MecI/CopY family transcriptional regulator yields MAPLPNYRPRQLSLGPLESEILEIVWELGVATVKDVHERILADPNRELAYTSVTTVLRRLTEKGWLTCNKQERAFYWQPAVTREQGQAILAYDRLNRFLAIGNPDLVASFADSLDTASLEQIDAIASRLDVIRRQREGQQ; encoded by the coding sequence ATGGCTCCTTTGCCTAATTATCGTCCTCGGCAACTTTCCCTCGGCCCTTTAGAAAGTGAAATCCTAGAGATTGTTTGGGAATTAGGCGTAGCAACGGTTAAAGACGTCCATGAACGAATTTTAGCTGACCCTAATCGAGAATTAGCTTATACTTCAGTAACAACGGTCTTGCGGCGTTTGACAGAAAAAGGTTGGTTAACTTGCAATAAACAAGAACGGGCTTTTTATTGGCAACCCGCAGTCACCCGTGAACAGGGGCAGGCAATTTTGGCGTATGATCGTTTAAATCGATTTTTAGCCATTGGTAATCCTGATCTAGTAGCTTCTTTTGCTGATAGTTTGGATACAGCAAGTTTAGAGCAAATTGATGCTATTGCCTCACGGCTGGATGTGATTCGTCGTCAACGGGAGGGACAACAATAA
- a CDS encoding M56 family metallopeptidase — MHFMILLFALLSAVALRMMPLPEGGSWHQRWQKALFLFVCPPLVLLMTALAVLSMGAKGKMLGLQASWFSYLLALGVVGWGLFTGVQLLTQLWQSQQRIYTLSQQMVMGKTARILEDDFPYSAQVGFWQPELVVSRGLLKTLDDIHLEAVIAHEQAHLNYRDTFWFFALGWLQMLTVWLPNTEKLWQELLLLREMRADRYATQQVDPLILAESLLYLAKAPFKSPDYCNLSFSCSIRSSRLGERIDAILIGDSDALTWGWWRWMLLFCVCLPWVTVPFHYS; from the coding sequence ATGCACTTCATGATTCTTCTATTCGCGCTTTTGAGTGCTGTGGCTTTACGAATGATGCCGTTACCCGAAGGGGGAAGTTGGCATCAACGCTGGCAAAAAGCTCTATTTTTGTTTGTTTGTCCCCCTTTGGTGTTGCTGATGACAGCCTTGGCGGTTTTGTCTATGGGAGCTAAGGGGAAAATGTTGGGACTCCAAGCGAGTTGGTTTAGTTATTTGCTGGCTTTGGGGGTTGTCGGTTGGGGACTGTTTACAGGAGTTCAGTTGCTAACGCAATTATGGCAGTCTCAACAGCGAATTTATACGCTGTCTCAACAGATGGTCATGGGAAAAACCGCCCGAATTTTAGAGGATGATTTTCCCTACAGTGCTCAAGTGGGATTTTGGCAACCGGAATTAGTGGTCAGTCGAGGATTATTAAAAACCTTAGATGATATTCATTTAGAAGCCGTTATTGCCCATGAACAAGCCCATTTAAACTATCGAGATACTTTTTGGTTTTTTGCGTTGGGTTGGCTACAAATGTTAACAGTTTGGCTGCCCAATACAGAGAAATTATGGCAAGAATTACTATTATTGCGGGAAATGCGGGCGGATCGTTATGCAACCCAACAAGTTGATCCATTAATATTAGCAGAATCTCTATTATATCTTGCTAAAGCCCCGTTTAAATCTCCCGATTATTGCAATTTATCCTTTAGTTGTTCGATTCGGAGTAGTCGTTTAGGAGAAAGAATTGATGCCATTTTAATCGGAGATTCTGATGCTTTAACTTGGGGATGGTGGCGATGGATGTTACTATTCTGTGTTTGTTTACCTTGGGTTACAGTACCCTTTCATTATTCTTAA